From a region of the Butyrivibrio sp. AE3004 genome:
- a CDS encoding UvrD-helicase domain-containing protein: protein MKIILSRKGFDADNGGTASPILPDGTMLSFPIPQGGSGLRFSQIRYGETTYSKLWKELKPGQTEFAKFCHLDPDLRPNARKELPENWVPIFGQASIAEKHLENQGVERGDLFMFFGWFRETEEVDGNIKYKRGGRDIHALYGYLQIGSIVHGPACGRYSWHPHAKSVSLDNTMYIASEKLIIDGEDTGLPGYGVFKFSEKVQLTMPGQSRSRWLLPACFKNVNISMHDKDCFKKEGYFQSVGRGQEFVVSESKRVTNWAYKIIRENIDMSNYGNQIPKTTAMEEKVKAVPKTRSSRKGFDFGNANDAQKEAIQTTEGPLLIIAGPGTGKTYTLVKRVVYLITEKNVHPEEIMVATFTEKAAKELITRVTNELYAVGVSIDLNEMYIGTFHSICLRILKEHLEYTRLKKNYRALDQFEQQYLVFQKIGQFRRLPNYDAVITKDSAWNPAGEIVKYVNSLVEELVDVDKMLKDRDPQISGLAHIVKKYQEIIEEENYIDFSGLQTETYRLFNEHHEILEELQQKIKYLMVDEYQDTNFIQEELVFMIAGKRKNICVVGDDDQGLYRFRGATIRNILEFPSHFPKNKCKQVKLVNNYRSEAQIIDFYNQWMHETGDYNHFFDWGNFRFDKIIKAEKANCYNGTSVFKCSGNDPTDWHENVLAFITSLKKKKQLTDLNQIAFLTKSVKNDKIRGLINYLEENGIQVYSPRSDMFFARQEVMEVLGCLMLCFPDYANKLEKRQFAYDFDKLYEYYDECIYCAQELISDRKNPLKKWIDEKQKVHSTLAGKSTDYAFVDLLYQLLQFEPFSDYIGIDMKSGVVDERPARNLAMLSSVLGNYEYIHRIDVLSGKSIERDVEWLFNTFFRFLHDGGIQEYEDDAEYAPSGCVSFMTIHQSKGMEFPVVIVDSLHLYPRENTRERDLAMLLRKVESKYYHRKTFEHYDDIIYFDFWRLYYTAFSRAQNMLVLSCAEVPRGFWRTPSWAFKGMYDRLESYEDVDLTKIKLDKVKPVNLKDTFSFTSHIALYENCSVQYKFFKELGFEQKRIGATLFGTLVHETIEDVHKAALRNEEDVIDADNIRDWLNTNYNTLSKKEHSYLGQQQIETAYKQVLRYVQKNGPDWSRIQEAEVEVSLVKPDYILMGQVDLIRGKGDTVEIVDFKSEKKPDNTMENELFERYRKQLEVYAYLVEEKTGRKVSKMHLYYTGDESGNPLVSFDKSKDSLDKTIREFDDVVDHIHAKDFSHKAKDKKSCANCDMRYYCHKK from the coding sequence ATGAAGATAATTCTTTCCAGAAAAGGTTTTGATGCTGACAACGGTGGAACAGCTAGTCCTATACTCCCGGATGGGACCATGCTTTCTTTTCCTATTCCTCAGGGTGGAAGTGGCTTAAGATTTAGCCAGATTCGTTATGGTGAAACAACATATTCGAAGTTATGGAAGGAATTGAAACCCGGACAAACTGAGTTTGCAAAGTTTTGCCATTTGGATCCGGATTTAAGACCTAATGCAAGGAAAGAGCTTCCTGAGAATTGGGTACCCATTTTTGGTCAAGCCAGCATAGCGGAGAAACACCTGGAGAACCAAGGCGTTGAGAGAGGCGACTTGTTTATGTTTTTTGGGTGGTTCCGCGAAACCGAGGAAGTAGATGGAAACATAAAGTACAAGCGAGGTGGCAGGGATATTCATGCCTTATATGGATATCTTCAGATAGGAAGTATTGTCCATGGCCCGGCCTGTGGAAGATACAGTTGGCACCCACATGCAAAATCTGTGAGTCTTGATAATACTATGTATATAGCTTCAGAGAAACTGATAATCGATGGTGAAGACACTGGCTTACCGGGGTATGGCGTATTCAAGTTTTCTGAGAAGGTGCAGCTTACAATGCCAGGGCAATCCAGATCAAGATGGTTGCTGCCTGCGTGCTTTAAAAATGTAAACATCTCCATGCATGATAAGGATTGCTTCAAGAAGGAAGGATATTTTCAATCTGTTGGCCGTGGTCAGGAATTTGTAGTCTCTGAAAGTAAACGCGTCACAAATTGGGCATATAAGATAATCAGAGAGAATATCGATATGTCCAATTATGGCAATCAGATACCTAAAACCACTGCTATGGAAGAAAAAGTAAAAGCAGTGCCCAAAACCAGGAGCTCAAGGAAAGGCTTTGATTTTGGGAATGCTAATGATGCACAGAAAGAGGCAATACAGACTACTGAAGGACCATTGCTGATAATTGCAGGTCCCGGAACAGGAAAGACCTATACTCTTGTTAAGAGAGTTGTATATTTGATTACAGAAAAGAACGTGCATCCAGAAGAAATAATGGTTGCAACATTTACGGAAAAAGCTGCTAAAGAGCTTATTACACGTGTAACTAATGAGTTGTATGCAGTTGGAGTTTCTATTGATCTCAATGAGATGTACATCGGCACATTTCATTCTATTTGTTTGCGCATTCTTAAGGAGCATCTTGAGTATACCAGGTTAAAAAAGAATTACAGAGCACTTGATCAATTTGAGCAGCAGTATCTTGTGTTTCAGAAAATAGGTCAATTCCGACGACTGCCTAATTATGATGCGGTTATTACCAAAGACAGCGCATGGAATCCGGCGGGTGAGATTGTTAAATATGTAAATTCACTGGTAGAAGAATTAGTAGATGTAGACAAGATGCTTAAAGATCGTGATCCGCAGATTTCAGGCCTTGCACATATTGTAAAAAAGTACCAGGAAATTATTGAAGAGGAGAATTATATTGATTTTTCTGGTTTGCAAACGGAAACATACAGGTTGTTCAATGAGCATCATGAAATTCTGGAAGAACTGCAGCAGAAGATAAAGTATTTGATGGTTGATGAATACCAGGATACTAACTTCATCCAGGAAGAACTGGTATTTATGATTGCGGGAAAAAGAAAGAATATTTGTGTGGTTGGTGATGATGATCAGGGCCTTTATAGGTTTAGAGGTGCGACCATCAGAAACATCCTGGAATTTCCGTCACATTTTCCTAAGAATAAGTGTAAGCAGGTAAAACTTGTTAATAATTATCGTTCGGAAGCTCAAATAATAGATTTTTATAATCAATGGATGCATGAAACAGGAGATTATAATCATTTCTTTGATTGGGGGAATTTCAGGTTCGATAAGATCATAAAGGCGGAGAAAGCAAATTGTTATAATGGGACATCTGTATTCAAATGCTCAGGCAATGATCCTACTGACTGGCATGAAAATGTCCTTGCCTTTATAACTTCATTGAAAAAGAAGAAGCAGCTTACTGATCTTAATCAGATAGCTTTTCTGACTAAATCTGTTAAGAATGACAAGATACGAGGTCTGATCAATTATCTGGAAGAAAATGGTATTCAGGTATATTCGCCAAGATCGGATATGTTTTTTGCACGCCAGGAAGTTATGGAAGTACTTGGATGTTTAATGCTTTGCTTTCCGGATTATGCGAATAAGCTTGAAAAAAGACAGTTCGCATATGATTTTGACAAGCTATATGAGTATTATGACGAATGTATTTATTGTGCACAGGAGCTGATATCTGATAGAAAGAATCCGTTGAAAAAGTGGATTGATGAGAAACAGAAAGTGCATAGTACTTTGGCTGGCAAGAGTACAGATTATGCGTTTGTGGATCTTTTATATCAACTATTACAATTTGAACCCTTCAGTGATTATATCGGAATAGATATGAAATCTGGTGTGGTCGATGAGAGACCAGCGCGCAATCTGGCAATGCTTTCTTCAGTTCTGGGGAATTATGAGTATATTCATAGAATTGATGTCTTGTCAGGGAAGAGCATAGAAAGAGATGTGGAGTGGTTATTCAATACATTCTTCAGATTTCTTCATGACGGTGGAATACAAGAATATGAAGATGATGCTGAATATGCACCAAGTGGTTGCGTTTCATTTATGACTATTCATCAGTCCAAAGGAATGGAATTTCCGGTAGTAATTGTTGATTCACTTCATCTTTATCCCAGAGAAAATACCAGAGAACGGGATTTGGCAATGCTACTAAGAAAGGTCGAGTCCAAGTATTATCACAGGAAGACTTTTGAACACTATGATGACATCATATATTTCGATTTCTGGCGGCTATACTATACAGCCTTTTCAAGGGCGCAGAATATGCTTGTTCTTTCCTGCGCTGAAGTTCCGAGGGGATTTTGGCGTACACCAAGTTGGGCCTTTAAAGGTATGTATGATCGATTGGAATCATATGAAGATGTTGATTTGACAAAGATTAAGCTTGATAAAGTAAAGCCTGTAAACTTAAAAGACACATTCTCTTTTACATCACACATCGCATTGTATGAGAATTGTTCTGTTCAATACAAATTTTTTAAAGAATTGGGCTTTGAGCAAAAGAGAATAGGTGCGACACTCTTTGGAACTCTTGTGCATGAGACTATTGAAGATGTTCATAAAGCTGCACTTCGCAATGAGGAAGATGTGATAGATGCTGACAACATCAGGGATTGGCTTAATACAAATTACAATACGTTGTCTAAGAAAGAACATTCGTATTTGGGACAACAGCAGATAGAAACAGCATATAAGCAGGTTCTAAGGTATGTGCAGAAAAATGGCCCTGATTGGTCCAGAATTCAGGAGGCAGAGGTAGAAGTATCATTGGTAAAACCAGATTATATCCTCATGGGTCAAGTGGATCTTATCAGGGGAAAAGGAGATACTGTCGAGATTGTTGACTTCAAATCCGAGAAGAAGCCTGATAACACGATGGAGAATGAACTCTTTGAAAGATACAGAAAGCAATTGGAAGTCTATGCATATCTTGTAGAGGAGAAGACCGGAAGAAAAGTCAGTAAGATGCATTTGTATTATACAGGTGATGAATCCGGTAATCCATTAGTTTCTTTTGACAAATCTAAGGATAGTCTGGATAAAACAATACGGGAATTTGACGATGTTGTTGATCATATCCATGCTAAAGACTTTAGTCATAAGGCCAAGGATAAAAAGTCGTGTGCCAACTGTGATATGAGATACTATTGTCATAAGAAGTGA
- a CDS encoding Lrp/AsnC family transcriptional regulator, translating into MDEKDKQILNLIKGNARMSYQELGDKLEISRVAAKKRVKKLEDEGIIRQYNTYIKRDDEITMLIDIITTPDGFDRVLEYVATRTVYVRQIFTTMKEYHIHLVAVSDSSEQINYMAKIIRKACINDIEEYHARTVREVIKDVYGGIEYERKSESGTFTDN; encoded by the coding sequence ATGGATGAGAAAGATAAGCAGATTTTGAATTTGATCAAAGGCAATGCTCGTATGAGCTATCAGGAATTAGGAGATAAGCTTGAGATATCAAGAGTGGCAGCCAAGAAGAGGGTGAAAAAGCTTGAGGATGAGGGAATCATTCGTCAGTACAACACCTACATTAAGCGCGATGATGAGATCACGATGCTGATTGATATTATCACAACACCTGACGGCTTTGACAGAGTGCTAGAGTATGTGGCAACAAGAACGGTCTATGTGAGACAGATTTTTACCACTATGAAGGAGTATCATATTCACCTTGTTGCTGTATCTGATTCATCCGAGCAAATCAACTACATGGCCAAGATAATCAGAAAGGCTTGCATCAATGATATTGAAGAATATCATGCCCGCACAGTCCGAGAGGTTATTAAGGACGTGTACGGAGGAATTGAATATGAGCGAAAATCAGAGTCAGGCACTTTCACAGATAATTGA
- a CDS encoding DNA-directed RNA polymerase subunit alpha C-terminal domain-containing protein codes for MSENQSQALSQIIEQITGDRVHEKKGGKFFFKIYLNSQMSETPIESLELGVRAYNSLKRAGYSTIGELAEAIASGTEISKIRNCGTKSCREIMEKLFLYQYSSLPQEKRAGYVKEVVELNAVRKKTS; via the coding sequence ATGAGCGAAAATCAGAGTCAGGCACTTTCACAGATAATTGAGCAGATAACCGGGGATCGCGTACATGAGAAGAAGGGCGGCAAGTTCTTTTTCAAGATATATTTGAATTCTCAGATGAGTGAGACGCCGATTGAGTCACTAGAGTTGGGAGTAAGAGCCTATAACAGTTTGAAAAGAGCTGGTTACAGCACTATTGGAGAACTGGCAGAGGCAATAGCTTCCGGAACAGAGATTAGTAAGATCAGAAACTGTGGCACCAAGAGTTGCAGAGAAATCATGGAGAAGCTCTTTTTATATCAGTATAGTTCACTTCCACAGGAAAAAAGAGCTGGATATGTGAAGGAAGTTGTTGAGTTGAACGCTGTAAGGAAAAAAACATCATAA
- a CDS encoding TIGR04076 family protein, whose amino-acid sequence MKKVRITVKKIARYEDLMAEYENPIEHACSMKLGQTFVCNGWERPEGFCESAWGTVSPFVMTLAHGGENFYDGWMKNPKSAMISCNDGFRPVSFLIETMDEDSE is encoded by the coding sequence ATGAAGAAAGTGAGAATCACTGTTAAGAAGATAGCTCGATATGAGGATCTTATGGCTGAGTATGAGAATCCAATAGAACATGCCTGCTCCATGAAACTTGGACAGACTTTTGTCTGCAATGGATGGGAAAGACCGGAAGGTTTCTGTGAAAGCGCCTGGGGGACAGTTTCGCCTTTTGTAATGACTTTAGCCCATGGCGGAGAAAACTTCTATGATGGCTGGATGAAGAATCCTAAGTCCGCGATGATTTCCTGTAATGACGGATTTAGGCCGGTGAGTTTTTTGATTGAAACGATGGATGAGGATAGTGAATAA
- a CDS encoding HNH endonuclease, with amino-acid sequence MVKNVFRMPTPVKIIGRTSTITNAFVNGIIPVIEPSDEEIDKALDVLGMTRDTICCAYCGDTYTEWDHFHPLIVNKSPTGYISEIHNLVPACGKCNQSKGNKEWRKWINSDASLSPKTRGISNIEERVKRLEEYEKRFIPKKVNFEELVGKDLWEKHWNNHKKLLELMEVCQETSDTIKKIIIESIE; translated from the coding sequence ATGGTGAAAAATGTTTTTAGAATGCCAACGCCTGTGAAAATAATAGGGCGGACATCAACAATTACGAATGCATTTGTGAACGGAATCATTCCTGTGATTGAACCAAGTGATGAAGAGATAGACAAGGCGCTTGATGTACTTGGAATGACAAGGGACACTATCTGCTGCGCATATTGTGGTGATACTTATACTGAATGGGATCATTTTCATCCGCTAATTGTTAATAAGAGTCCAACAGGATATATATCTGAAATACATAACTTGGTTCCGGCATGCGGTAAGTGTAATCAGAGTAAGGGCAATAAAGAATGGAGAAAATGGATTAATAGTGATGCATCCCTTTCTCCAAAGACACGCGGAATTAGTAATATAGAAGAGCGGGTAAAGAGGCTTGAGGAGTATGAGAAGAGGTTTATTCCTAAAAAGGTTAATTTTGAAGAACTCGTAGGAAAAGATCTTTGGGAGAAACACTGGAATAACCATAAGAAACTTCTGGAATTGATGGAAGTGTGTCAGGAAACATCGGATACAATTAAAAAGATAATTATCGAATCGATAGAGTGA
- a CDS encoding macro domain-containing protein: protein MPFQIIRNDITKVKADAIVNTANPEVAVGGGVDSAIYKAAGEEELLAERKKIGRLEPGEVGITPAFNLNAKYIIHASGPWWEGGDKGEFDVLRSCYEKSLNLALENGCNSIAFPLIATGVYGFPKDKALQIATSVIQQFLFEHEMSIILVVFDRKAFKLSGKVYSDVQGYIDEYYVKRSYHREYGDRGVRNVRLRARYNLDEIGSVDECETCANTGALDEFEDGAPEMKLMAMANPEGMSLDELLESPSESFQEKLFQLIDKSGLDDVSVYKKANITKKVFSDIKTKKHYKPSKKTAVAFAIALELSMDETTDLLQRAGIALSPSSKFDLIVGYYISHGIYDMMEINLTLFKNKQECLGALQ from the coding sequence ATGCCATTTCAAATTATCAGGAATGATATTACAAAAGTAAAAGCTGACGCCATAGTAAACACTGCTAATCCGGAAGTGGCTGTTGGTGGTGGCGTTGATTCTGCCATATATAAAGCTGCAGGGGAAGAGGAGCTTCTTGCTGAACGAAAAAAGATTGGAAGACTTGAACCTGGTGAAGTAGGTATTACTCCGGCATTTAATCTGAATGCGAAATACATTATCCATGCCAGCGGCCCATGGTGGGAAGGCGGCGATAAAGGTGAGTTCGATGTGCTTAGAAGCTGTTATGAGAAGTCCTTGAATTTAGCCTTGGAGAATGGCTGCAATAGTATTGCTTTTCCACTTATTGCTACCGGAGTATATGGATTTCCTAAGGATAAGGCGCTTCAGATAGCGACATCTGTTATACAGCAGTTCCTTTTTGAACACGAGATGTCTATTATCTTGGTTGTGTTTGATAGAAAAGCTTTCAAATTATCCGGTAAGGTATACTCTGATGTTCAGGGTTATATTGATGAGTACTATGTGAAGCGCAGCTATCATCGAGAATACGGCGACAGAGGAGTAAGGAACGTAAGACTACGTGCAAGATATAATCTTGATGAGATAGGAAGTGTTGATGAATGTGAGACTTGCGCCAACACAGGAGCCTTAGATGAATTTGAAGATGGCGCGCCTGAAATGAAGCTGATGGCTATGGCCAATCCTGAAGGTATGAGCCTGGATGAGCTTTTGGAGTCTCCGTCAGAGAGTTTTCAGGAAAAGTTATTCCAACTGATTGATAAGAGTGGATTGGATGATGTATCGGTTTACAAGAAAGCCAACATAACGAAGAAGGTATTTTCCGATATCAAGACTAAGAAGCATTATAAGCCAAGTAAGAAGACGGCCGTAGCATTTGCTATAGCGCTTGAACTTTCTATGGATGAGACGACAGATCTTTTGCAAAGAGCCGGAATTGCCCTATCACCAAGCAGCAAGTTTGATCTGATAGTCGGATACTATATTAGCCATGGAATATATGACATGATGGAGATAAACCTGACACTGTTTAAGAACAAACAAGAGTGTTTGGGAGCCCTACAATAA
- a CDS encoding ADP-ribosylglycohydrolase family protein, which yields MYGAILGDMVGAPYEFDRGNKSKDFEMWNRRVRFTDDTVMTIAVADAILTAGKDSGEKEIKEELVKRMQAWGRKYPNSGYGGRFVHWLGSRKPKPYGSYGNGSAMRVSSVGWLYDTIEKTREVARWTAEVTHNHPEGIKGAEATAVAIFMARTGATKDEIKEYIVKEFGYDLSRTCDEIRPGYYHNESCQKTVPEAITAFLEGQDFEDVIRTAVSLGGDCDTLTCIAGGMAEAFYGIPVKMMVETCDRLGDDMIDVVQAFNELRNGGASDDQNLEGNFIIFSAIQSFRADTTHENLANVVQAFCQRIKEDGRFIVPVIAPQALTEKLDLNHLAVGDEFSTDEDLSFKFQHIEDNEGAVWAVAFTSREEYKKGAGSDTLVMDIEQLLEGFAGDISEAGIMINPWSENFLLRKDLIKAIVEMSKEEK from the coding sequence ATGTACGGAGCGATTCTTGGAGATATGGTTGGAGCACCTTATGAATTTGACAGAGGTAATAAGAGTAAGGATTTCGAGATGTGGAACAGAAGAGTTCGTTTCACGGACGATACTGTTATGACAATAGCTGTTGCAGATGCAATCTTGACAGCAGGTAAAGATTCCGGAGAAAAAGAGATCAAGGAAGAGCTGGTTAAGAGGATGCAGGCTTGGGGAAGAAAGTATCCCAATTCCGGTTATGGCGGAAGATTTGTTCACTGGCTCGGAAGCAGAAAACCAAAGCCATATGGAAGCTATGGTAATGGCTCTGCAATGAGAGTTTCATCAGTGGGATGGTTGTACGATACCATAGAAAAGACAAGAGAAGTTGCCAGATGGACAGCTGAGGTTACGCACAACCATCCTGAAGGAATCAAAGGAGCTGAGGCAACAGCGGTAGCGATATTCATGGCAAGGACCGGAGCGACTAAGGATGAGATAAAAGAGTATATCGTAAAAGAGTTTGGTTATGATCTTAGCAGGACCTGCGATGAAATCAGACCTGGATATTATCATAATGAATCATGCCAGAAGACAGTACCGGAGGCAATAACCGCTTTTCTTGAAGGTCAGGACTTTGAGGATGTTATAAGAACAGCGGTTTCTCTTGGCGGAGACTGTGATACTCTCACTTGCATTGCCGGTGGAATGGCAGAGGCATTTTATGGTATCCCTGTAAAGATGATGGTGGAGACCTGTGACAGACTTGGTGATGACATGATTGATGTTGTACAGGCTTTTAATGAACTTCGAAATGGCGGAGCATCTGATGATCAGAATCTTGAGGGTAATTTTATTATCTTTTCCGCAATTCAGAGTTTCCGTGCGGATACTACACACGAGAATCTGGCAAACGTGGTTCAGGCTTTTTGCCAGAGAATCAAGGAAGATGGAAGGTTTATAGTTCCTGTGATAGCACCACAGGCTTTGACAGAAAAGCTGGACTTGAATCATTTGGCTGTTGGAGATGAGTTCAGTACCGACGAGGATCTGTCCTTTAAGTTCCAGCATATTGAAGACAATGAAGGAGCTGTTTGGGCAGTGGCATTCACATCTCGTGAAGAATACAAGAAGGGAGCAGGCTCAGATACATTAGTTATGGATATAGAGCAGTTGCTTGAAGGATTTGCAGGGGATATATCTGAAGCAGGAATCATGATAAATCCTTGGAGTGAGAATTTTTTACTGAGAAAAGACCTTATTAAGGCAATTGTAGAGATGTCAAAGGAGGAAAAGTAA
- a CDS encoding SIMPL domain-containing protein, with amino-acid sequence MANERMIKITGKGNLKIRPDMTRITITLEGQNKEYDKTLEQSSNDTEALKDILEKQGFNRTDVKTVLFNVDTRYESYQTKDKSWRERFVGYEFKHVVKVEFDSDNTRLGKILYALANAKEIHPDFRLSYTVKDPEASKNELLGKAVADAKAKAEVLTMAAGVSLKDIKNIDYSWGEIQFEYAPMRRDMICNAVMTEGSSSFDMDIEPDDIDVSDTVTVVWEIG; translated from the coding sequence ATGGCAAACGAGAGAATGATAAAGATAACTGGCAAGGGAAATCTTAAGATAAGACCTGATATGACAAGAATTACAATAACTCTGGAGGGACAGAATAAGGAATACGATAAGACTCTTGAGCAGTCTTCAAATGATACTGAAGCTCTGAAGGATATCCTAGAGAAACAGGGCTTTAATAGAACTGATGTTAAGACTGTTCTGTTCAATGTAGATACCAGATATGAGAGCTATCAGACCAAAGATAAGAGCTGGAGAGAGCGCTTTGTGGGCTATGAGTTCAAACATGTAGTTAAGGTGGAATTTGATTCAGACAATACAAGGCTCGGCAAAATACTTTACGCCCTGGCTAACGCAAAAGAAATACATCCTGATTTCAGACTCAGCTACACGGTAAAAGATCCGGAAGCATCCAAGAATGAGTTGTTGGGTAAGGCTGTAGCAGATGCCAAGGCTAAGGCCGAAGTTCTTACTATGGCTGCAGGTGTGAGCTTAAAGGATATCAAGAATATTGACTATTCTTGGGGTGAGATTCAATTTGAATATGCACCAATGCGCAGGGATATGATTTGCAATGCGGTAATGACAGAGGGAAGCAGCTCTTTTGATATGGACATCGAACCGGATGATATCGATGTTTCTGATACCGTTACTGTAGTATGGGAGATTGGGTGA
- a CDS encoding MerR family transcriptional regulator, giving the protein MIDKTSSEIQEIFGLDRDDVRRLEKDGVLKPEKNGQGKVSKFGEEDMNRLLDIKIYLLAGYRISDMKKIITEEYDSDEGIAEQIHIYKKRIQMLEFIRVMRSDIKELSSLSQKQLVATGVVSAEKTNLPKFGSKEYFDAFWDYIKLVFIVDFLSQKESFKTDNEIILKRAFAAYDIVKKILGMSGTEIDDDELVSAFTEMASTPVESDDEIKDFLKELVEEYLSNKSKIMEDLIHENIDPITDELDQRAGDVYRDMMYHFFQFTLDYFVDEEELYCIYINFRKFVNGLDQEALSKGIVRLGEK; this is encoded by the coding sequence ATGATTGATAAAACATCTTCTGAAATACAAGAAATATTTGGCTTAGATAGGGATGACGTGAGACGCCTAGAAAAGGATGGCGTGCTAAAACCAGAAAAGAACGGGCAGGGAAAAGTTTCCAAGTTCGGAGAAGAAGATATGAATCGGCTGCTTGATATAAAGATTTATCTGTTAGCGGGTTATAGAATATCTGACATGAAAAAGATCATAACAGAAGAATATGATTCGGATGAAGGGATTGCAGAGCAAATTCATATCTATAAAAAAAGAATACAGATGCTTGAATTCATAAGGGTTATGCGTTCTGACATAAAAGAGTTAAGTTCACTTAGCCAGAAACAATTGGTTGCCACAGGAGTGGTATCGGCCGAGAAGACGAACCTCCCAAAGTTCGGGAGTAAAGAGTACTTTGACGCATTTTGGGATTATATAAAGCTTGTGTTTATTGTGGACTTTTTAAGTCAGAAAGAAAGTTTTAAAACTGATAATGAAATCATCCTAAAACGTGCATTTGCGGCGTATGACATAGTCAAGAAGATATTGGGGATGTCTGGTACAGAGATTGATGATGACGAATTAGTCAGTGCATTTACAGAAATGGCAAGTACACCTGTAGAAAGTGATGATGAAATCAAAGATTTCCTAAAGGAACTAGTGGAAGAGTATTTGAGTAACAAAAGCAAGATAATGGAAGACTTGATACATGAAAATATAGATCCTATTACTGATGAACTTGATCAGCGAGCAGGTGATGTCTATAGAGATATGATGTACCATTTTTTCCAATTTACTTTGGATTATTTTGTAGATGAAGAAGAACTGTATTGTATTTACATTAACTTCAGAAAATTTGTTAATGGATTAGATCAAGAAGCGTTATCAAAAGGTATTGTTAGATTAGGAGAGAAATAA